The following coding sequences lie in one Microvirga sp. 17 mud 1-3 genomic window:
- a CDS encoding serine/threonine dehydratase: MAGIDGCPAGWIAVLMDLGGSHPPIMRIERHMAAIVDAPEAPQVIAVDMPIGLPERTQGSGRRPEQLIRPLLGARQSSVFAIPARRAVEAEDYGTACAEALRTSDPPRKVSRQGFHLFPKIREIDSLLRSRPELVARVVEVHPELAFWSMNGERPLPEPKKVKSRPYPPGLALRRALLVRAGLPRDMVEARPPRGAAEDDLLDALVGLAVVIDIARGKGRSFPDPPDRDAHGLPVAIWTLSRPAPASEVAPMSASVSASDTLPVSRRDIAEAHGRIASHIRRTPVWTLPGAFGHDGPVSLKLEFLQHAGSFKSRGAFNTLLSRPVPEAGVAAASGGNHGAAVAYAAKQLGLKARIFVPEISSPAKVAVIRSHGAEVVIGGARYADAQAACDAYVAQSGALRVHPFDADTTIAGQGTVGLEWEEDGAPLDTILVAVGGGGLISGVAAWWAGRVKVVGVEPEGSRALHAALQAGGPVDVDVDSVAADSLGARNTGALVHGICSRAVDHVALVTDAAIREAQGTLWRDWRIATEPGGAAALAALTSGAYRPQAGERVGVLLCGANVELSRLDETVRSLA, translated from the coding sequence GTGGCGGGAATCGACGGTTGTCCGGCGGGCTGGATCGCCGTGCTCATGGACCTCGGCGGGTCCCACCCGCCCATCATGCGGATCGAACGGCACATGGCCGCCATCGTCGATGCGCCCGAAGCCCCACAGGTGATCGCCGTCGACATGCCCATCGGCCTGCCGGAGCGCACGCAAGGGTCCGGACGGCGCCCGGAGCAGCTGATCCGCCCGCTTCTGGGCGCCCGCCAGTCCTCGGTCTTCGCCATTCCGGCGCGGCGGGCCGTGGAGGCGGAGGATTACGGGACGGCCTGCGCGGAGGCCCTGCGGACCTCCGATCCACCGCGCAAGGTCTCGCGCCAGGGCTTCCACCTCTTCCCGAAGATCCGCGAGATCGACAGCCTGCTCCGGAGCCGGCCGGAGCTCGTAGCCCGGGTCGTGGAGGTGCATCCGGAACTCGCCTTCTGGTCCATGAACGGCGAGCGCCCCCTCCCGGAGCCGAAGAAAGTGAAGAGCAGACCCTATCCGCCGGGCCTTGCCCTGCGGCGGGCGCTGCTCGTGCGTGCCGGTCTTCCGCGCGACATGGTGGAAGCCCGGCCGCCCCGCGGCGCCGCCGAGGACGACCTCCTCGACGCCCTGGTGGGGTTGGCCGTCGTAATCGATATAGCTAGAGGTAAAGGACGCTCCTTTCCCGATCCGCCCGACCGGGACGCCCACGGCCTTCCCGTCGCCATTTGGACCCTGTCGCGTCCGGCTCCTGCTTCCGAGGTTGCACCCATGTCCGCTTCCGTCTCCGCGTCCGACACTCTCCCGGTTTCCCGCCGCGACATCGCGGAGGCCCATGGGCGCATCGCGTCGCATATCCGGCGCACGCCGGTCTGGACCCTGCCGGGCGCCTTCGGTCATGACGGTCCGGTGAGCCTGAAGCTCGAATTCCTGCAGCATGCAGGCTCGTTCAAGTCGCGCGGGGCCTTCAACACGCTCCTGTCACGGCCGGTCCCGGAGGCCGGCGTAGCGGCGGCCTCGGGCGGCAATCACGGCGCGGCGGTCGCCTATGCGGCGAAGCAGCTCGGGCTCAAGGCCCGCATCTTCGTGCCGGAGATCTCGAGCCCCGCCAAGGTGGCGGTCATCCGCTCCCACGGGGCCGAGGTGGTGATCGGCGGCGCCCGCTATGCGGACGCGCAGGCCGCCTGCGACGCCTATGTGGCGCAAAGCGGCGCGCTGCGGGTCCACCCCTTCGATGCCGACACCACCATCGCGGGCCAGGGCACGGTCGGGCTCGAATGGGAGGAGGACGGTGCGCCCCTCGATACGATCCTCGTGGCGGTGGGCGGCGGCGGCCTCATCAGCGGCGTCGCGGCCTGGTGGGCCGGCCGCGTGAAGGTGGTGGGCGTGGAGCCGGAAGGCTCACGGGCCCTCCATGCGGCGCTCCAGGCGGGCGGCCCAGTCGATGTGGACGTCGATTCGGTCGCGGCCGATTCGCTCGGCGCCCGCAATACGGGAGCGCTCGTCCATGGAATCTGCAGCCGGGCCGTCGACCATGTGGCCCTGGTGACCGATGCGGCCATCCGGGAGGCGCAAGGAACGCTCTGGCGGGACTGGCGCATCGCCACGGAGCCGGGCGGCGCCGCGGCGCTCGCGGCCCTGACCTCGGGCGCCTACAGGCCCCAGGCCGGCGAGCGGGTCGGCGTGCTGCTCTGCGGCGCGAATGTGGAACTGTCCCGGCTCGACGAGACGGTGCGCTCCCTCGCCTGA
- a CDS encoding LysE family translocator, with the protein MTTLLGFALVALGMVLTPGPNMIYLISRSICQGRMAGLISLGGVALGFLFYMLCAALGITSLIFAVPYTYDALRLTGAAYLAYLAWQALRPNGRSPFQVRDLPRDGAGKLFTMGLVTNLLNPKAAMLYLSLLPQFIDPARGNVLGQSLLLGTTQIAISLSVNAMIAITAGTVAAFLARHPGWVLAQRWLMGTVLGGLAVQMAVEAKR; encoded by the coding sequence ATGACCACTCTCCTAGGCTTTGCCCTGGTCGCTCTGGGAATGGTGCTCACCCCCGGCCCCAATATGATCTACCTGATCTCGCGCTCCATCTGCCAGGGGCGCATGGCCGGGCTGATCTCCCTCGGGGGCGTGGCGCTGGGCTTCCTGTTCTACATGCTCTGCGCGGCACTCGGCATCACGTCGCTCATCTTCGCGGTGCCCTACACCTACGATGCCCTGCGCCTTACGGGGGCGGCCTATCTGGCCTATCTCGCCTGGCAGGCCCTGCGGCCCAACGGCCGCTCCCCGTTTCAGGTGCGCGACCTGCCACGCGACGGCGCCGGCAAGCTCTTCACCATGGGGCTCGTGACCAACCTGCTGAACCCGAAGGCCGCGATGCTCTATCTCTCGCTGCTGCCGCAATTCATCGATCCGGCGCGGGGCAACGTGCTCGGCCAGTCGCTCCTGCTCGGGACCACGCAGATCGCGATCAGCCTCTCGGTCAATGCCATGATCGCCATTACGGCCGGAACGGTCGCGGCCTTCCTCGCCCGCCATCCAGGCTGGGTTCTCGCCCAGCGCTGGCTCATGGGAACGGTGCTCGGCGGGCTCGCCGTGCAGATGGCCGTGGAAGCGAAGCGGTAG
- a CDS encoding cadherin domain-containing protein, with product MSVLFINDQQTNPIALENDGSGDPLNELHITQTGSLTTTTSAIAVRLDSSLVTIDGGVYSRENAISVSSGSTTIMVGATGLVRGLSGMYLGLGNYTIVNSGEITGAGTFDTAAIKLDGSEKYIHNGGRLSGYYGILGGSIFGQANQNQVLNDGTIQAVQTGIVLKSTTGFVPSAVKPLLPLTDYGVWNTGSITAGYSGIEVQGLANVNNSGTIQASTYGVRFFYDVTKLINSGTISAKTAVSGSTGDDTIINDGRLEGAVLLNQGNDLYDGRKGVVTGLVDLGQGNDTAYGGNAVDSLSGGVGNDVLYGNGGDDVLNGGTGLDTLDGGVGADVMTGGASDDVYVVDHAGDTVIEAAGNSEGNDTVLASVSFTLSQNVERLTLTGAAAIDGTGNDLANVIQGNGAANVLDGGAGADSLSGSGGNDTYIVDNVGDVVTEKAGEGTDTVLASVGYALTANVENLVLTGAADIDGTGNALSNRITGNAGHNVLDGGAGADILTGGEGNDTYIVDHAGDVAVEQAGEGTDTVRASVSFALGAHVENLVLTGTTNIDGTGNGLANTLTGNDGDNILDGGVGADILAGGLGNDTYVVDDSGDAVTEAAGQGMDTVRASISYVLGAEVENLVLTGAGELTGIGNGLANTILGNGGGNVLSGNGGDDLIDGGGGVDRALYSGQMSDYDIVRKADGSIEIHDRQDGRDGTDTLRSIEFLQFADRTVALPSTAPGAPVVQGAVNAIDENGARFMPIATLRTPGFAAGDATYSLVTNPGNKFAIDPETGAIILVGDVDYEANAAADPDLKTEFANTPQERKYYLLQVGATETVSGWASAPTTVKVYVNNVNEAPTDLNFTTGSTKATIFESATDGFVVGTFQALDPDGDTQFVYAFDTSGNGGSSGAGNAGGRFKIEGGQLKVAALSDITKTETYTVSVKVTDKNGGPGATSTYKDFLVTVNPVTGGNTEPVFGVTGNPTTPAVDNGAAVKPFAGITLMDGPENDTLTLTLSFTNGDGALGNIFSTATVTVSDPDPSATTRVITLTGKAADLETFLDNVTFDPTDSTANSGQVTTQFSFMLKDDSHAASSHQNAVQVVTTIADKSVNAPPDTIRLNNATAVDLAENKPTGTEVGTLTAHDPEGKAVTYALADSADGRFKLDATKTKILVANGARLDYEAAQFHDIKVVATDADGQTSEQTIRINLSDVDETPPTPTNHAPGSLMLTGAGAAAEYAVMGTEVGTLSAADADSDALTYTLLNNADGRFMLSGNKILVADGFRLDFEQATAHMVTVQVSDGKGGVSQQSFSIGVTDVAREVTGGSLADDVFKAGKFNDKLYGNAGNDKLYGGAGNDVLKGDAGNDVLWGGAGKDVLFGGKGKDIFVFDAKFNKKTNLDKITDFNVKDDTLWLDNALFKANKKLYAATKKGTETKPLKMASKFFTVGDKAKDANDFFVYDKKKGVLYYDADGSGSKAAVEIATLKKGLKLTEKDFFFI from the coding sequence ATGTCCGTTCTTTTCATCAATGATCAGCAGACCAATCCAATTGCCCTAGAAAATGACGGCTCTGGCGATCCGCTCAATGAGCTTCACATCACGCAGACCGGGTCCCTGACAACCACCACAAGCGCCATCGCGGTGAGGCTCGATTCCTCCCTCGTCACCATCGACGGAGGTGTCTATTCCAGAGAGAATGCCATCTCGGTCTCGTCGGGAAGCACCACGATCATGGTCGGCGCCACGGGCCTCGTCCGGGGCTTGAGCGGTATGTATCTGGGCCTCGGCAACTACACGATCGTCAATAGCGGCGAGATTACCGGCGCAGGCACGTTCGACACGGCTGCGATCAAGCTGGACGGCAGCGAGAAGTACATCCACAACGGAGGGCGCCTGTCGGGCTATTACGGCATCCTCGGAGGGTCCATCTTCGGCCAAGCCAACCAGAACCAGGTCCTCAACGACGGGACCATCCAGGCGGTCCAGACCGGCATCGTCCTGAAATCCACGACAGGATTCGTTCCCTCGGCCGTCAAGCCCCTCCTTCCGCTTACGGATTATGGTGTCTGGAACACCGGTTCGATCACTGCCGGATATTCAGGCATCGAAGTCCAGGGACTGGCGAACGTCAACAACTCGGGCACGATTCAGGCCAGCACCTATGGAGTCAGATTCTTCTACGACGTGACGAAGCTGATCAACAGCGGCACGATCAGTGCGAAGACCGCCGTTTCCGGTAGCACGGGCGACGATACGATCATCAATGACGGCCGCCTCGAGGGCGCCGTTCTTCTCAACCAGGGCAACGATCTCTACGACGGTCGCAAGGGCGTCGTGACGGGCCTGGTCGATCTCGGCCAGGGCAACGACACCGCTTATGGTGGCAATGCGGTCGATTCCCTGTCGGGCGGGGTCGGCAACGACGTGCTTTACGGCAATGGCGGCGACGACGTCCTCAACGGCGGTACCGGCCTCGATACCCTCGACGGCGGTGTCGGCGCGGACGTGATGACCGGCGGCGCAAGCGACGATGTCTATGTGGTCGACCATGCGGGCGATACGGTCATCGAGGCCGCCGGCAACTCTGAAGGCAACGACACGGTCCTGGCCTCTGTCTCCTTCACCCTCTCCCAGAATGTGGAGCGCCTCACGCTGACGGGTGCGGCGGCCATCGACGGCACGGGCAACGATCTGGCGAATGTCATCCAAGGCAATGGGGCGGCCAACGTCCTGGACGGGGGCGCGGGCGCCGATAGCCTCTCGGGTAGCGGCGGCAACGACACCTACATCGTCGACAATGTCGGCGACGTGGTCACCGAAAAGGCCGGAGAGGGCACCGATACGGTTCTTGCTTCGGTCGGCTATGCCCTGACGGCAAACGTGGAGAACCTCGTCCTGACGGGCGCAGCCGACATCGACGGGACCGGCAACGCCCTGTCGAACCGCATCACCGGGAATGCCGGGCATAACGTCCTGGACGGTGGCGCGGGCGCCGACATCCTGACCGGCGGCGAGGGGAACGACACCTATATCGTCGATCATGCGGGCGATGTGGCGGTCGAACAGGCCGGCGAGGGGACCGACACGGTGCGCGCTTCCGTGTCCTTTGCGCTCGGCGCCCATGTGGAGAATCTCGTTCTCACGGGCACGACGAATATCGACGGCACAGGCAATGGCCTCGCCAATACCCTGACGGGCAACGACGGAGACAACATCCTCGACGGGGGCGTGGGCGCGGACATTCTCGCCGGCGGGCTCGGCAACGACACCTATGTGGTCGACGATTCGGGCGATGCGGTCACCGAGGCGGCGGGCCAGGGCATGGACACGGTGCGGGCCTCCATCTCGTACGTTCTGGGAGCCGAGGTGGAGAACCTCGTCCTGACGGGTGCGGGAGAGCTCACGGGAATCGGCAACGGACTTGCCAACACGATCCTCGGAAATGGTGGCGGCAATGTCCTGAGCGGCAACGGCGGGGACGACCTGATCGACGGCGGCGGCGGCGTGGACCGGGCACTGTATTCCGGCCAGATGTCGGATTACGACATCGTCCGCAAGGCGGACGGCAGCATCGAGATCCATGACCGGCAGGACGGCCGGGACGGAACCGATACCCTGCGTAGCATCGAGTTCCTGCAATTCGCCGACCGCACAGTGGCTCTGCCGAGCACCGCTCCGGGCGCCCCCGTCGTCCAGGGCGCCGTGAACGCGATCGACGAGAACGGTGCGCGCTTCATGCCCATCGCAACCCTCCGGACGCCGGGCTTCGCGGCTGGAGACGCCACCTATTCCCTGGTGACCAATCCAGGCAATAAGTTCGCCATCGACCCGGAGACGGGCGCGATCATTCTTGTCGGCGACGTGGATTACGAGGCAAATGCGGCAGCGGACCCCGATCTCAAGACCGAGTTCGCGAACACGCCCCAGGAGCGGAAATACTATCTGCTCCAGGTCGGCGCCACCGAGACGGTGAGCGGCTGGGCCTCCGCGCCCACGACCGTCAAGGTCTACGTCAACAACGTGAACGAAGCGCCCACCGATCTCAATTTCACCACCGGATCCACGAAGGCCACGATCTTCGAGAGCGCAACGGACGGCTTCGTGGTCGGCACCTTCCAGGCGCTCGATCCCGACGGGGACACCCAGTTCGTCTATGCCTTCGACACCAGCGGCAACGGCGGGTCGAGCGGCGCCGGCAATGCGGGCGGGCGGTTCAAGATCGAGGGCGGCCAGCTGAAGGTCGCGGCACTTTCCGACATCACGAAGACCGAGACCTATACGGTCTCGGTCAAGGTCACGGACAAGAACGGCGGCCCGGGCGCGACCTCCACCTACAAGGACTTCCTCGTGACCGTGAACCCCGTGACGGGCGGCAATACCGAGCCGGTTTTCGGCGTCACGGGCAACCCCACGACTCCGGCCGTGGATAACGGCGCTGCCGTGAAGCCCTTTGCCGGAATCACCCTGATGGATGGTCCGGAGAACGATACCCTCACGCTGACCCTCTCGTTCACGAATGGGGACGGCGCTCTCGGAAACATCTTCTCGACCGCCACCGTGACGGTGAGCGATCCCGATCCTTCGGCGACGACGCGGGTCATTACCCTGACGGGCAAGGCAGCGGACCTGGAGACCTTCCTGGACAACGTGACCTTCGATCCGACGGACAGCACCGCCAATTCGGGCCAGGTCACGACGCAGTTCTCCTTCATGCTGAAGGATGACAGCCACGCCGCAAGCAGCCATCAGAACGCCGTCCAGGTCGTCACGACGATCGCCGACAAGTCGGTCAACGCTCCGCCGGATACGATCCGTCTCAATAACGCGACGGCTGTCGATCTTGCGGAGAACAAGCCGACCGGAACGGAAGTAGGCACCCTCACGGCTCACGATCCCGAAGGCAAGGCGGTCACCTATGCTCTGGCCGACAGCGCGGACGGACGCTTCAAGCTCGATGCCACGAAGACCAAGATCCTCGTGGCCAATGGAGCCAGGCTCGACTACGAGGCGGCCCAGTTCCATGACATCAAGGTGGTCGCCACCGATGCCGACGGCCAGACCTCCGAGCAGACGATCCGCATCAACCTGTCCGACGTCGACGAGACGCCGCCTACGCCGACCAACCATGCGCCGGGCAGTCTAATGCTGACCGGGGCCGGTGCCGCGGCCGAATATGCCGTGATGGGCACCGAGGTTGGTACCCTCTCGGCGGCCGATGCCGACAGCGATGCCCTGACCTATACGTTGCTGAACAATGCGGACGGCCGGTTCATGCTCTCGGGCAACAAGATCCTGGTGGCGGACGGTTTCCGGCTCGACTTCGAGCAGGCCACCGCTCACATGGTCACGGTCCAGGTCAGCGACGGCAAGGGTGGGGTCTCGCAGCAGAGCTTCTCGATCGGCGTCACCGACGTCGCCCGCGAGGTCACGGGGGGCAGCCTGGCCGATGACGTGTTCAAGGCCGGCAAGTTCAACGACAAGCTTTACGGCAATGCCGGCAACGACAAGCTCTATGGCGGAGCCGGCAACGATGTGCTCAAGGGCGATGCCGGCAATGACGTGCTGTGGGGCGGGGCCGGCAAGGACGTGCTGTTCGGCGGCAAGGGCAAGGACATCTTCGTGTTCGATGCCAAGTTCAACAAGAAAACCAACCTCGACAAGATCACCGACTTCAATGTGAAGGACGACACGCTCTGGCTCGACAATGCCCTGTTCAAGGCGAACAAGAAGCTCTACGCCGCGACCAAGAAGGGCACCGAGACCAAGCCGCTGAAGATGGCGAGCAAGTTCTTCACCGTGGGCGACAAGGCCAAGGATGCCAACGACTTCTTCGTCTACGACAAGAAGAAGGGCGTGCTCTACTATGATGCCGACGGCTCCGGGTCGAAGGCTGCGGTCGAGATTGCGACCCTCAAGAAGGGCCTCAAGCTGACCGAAAAGGACTTCTTCTTCATCTGA
- a CDS encoding carbonic anhydrase: MFPKRLTDGYRAFLDDRFAREKGRYETLAEQGQSPEILIIGCCDSRVSPEVIFDASPGEMFVIRNVANLVPPFETGGEFHGTSAALEFAVQALRVKHIVVLGHARCGGIRAFADESAPLSPGDFIGQWMSMIAPAAERMGPRGDMEFSDYVTKLEFAAIEHSLRNLMTFPCVRILVERGKLELHGAYFGVANGVLQIRDPQTGRFSPAVADVPQRVSLFRARDAEA; this comes from the coding sequence GTGTTTCCGAAACGCCTGACCGACGGTTACCGCGCCTTCCTCGACGATCGTTTCGCCCGCGAGAAGGGACGATACGAAACCCTTGCGGAACAAGGCCAATCGCCCGAAATCCTGATCATCGGCTGCTGCGACAGCCGGGTCTCGCCGGAGGTGATCTTCGACGCCAGCCCGGGCGAAATGTTCGTGATCCGCAACGTGGCCAATCTCGTGCCGCCCTTCGAGACCGGCGGCGAGTTCCACGGCACTTCGGCGGCCCTCGAATTCGCCGTCCAGGCCCTGCGCGTGAAGCATATCGTGGTCTTGGGCCATGCCCGCTGCGGCGGCATCCGGGCCTTCGCGGACGAATCGGCTCCCCTCTCGCCGGGCGACTTCATCGGCCAGTGGATGAGCATGATCGCGCCGGCGGCCGAGCGCATGGGCCCGCGGGGCGACATGGAATTCTCCGACTACGTGACCAAGCTCGAATTCGCCGCCATCGAGCACAGCCTGCGGAACCTGATGACATTCCCTTGCGTGAGAATCTTGGTGGAGCGCGGGAAGCTGGAGCTGCACGGGGCTTATTTCGGCGTCGCGAACGGCGTGCTGCAGATCCGCGACCCCCAGACCGGCCGCTTCTCGCCTGCCGTTGCTGACGTGCCGCAGCGGGTCTCGCTGTTCCGGGCGCGCGACGCCGAGGCTTGA